A single Carassius carassius chromosome 3, fCarCar2.1, whole genome shotgun sequence DNA region contains:
- the rell1 gene encoding RELT-like protein 1, with the protein MVDSQQTGAMGNDSSVTPPAKADGNSGNLDNIAFVLVPFFFLLGLLGVLICHILKRKGYRCTTETEEEEELEKEEDEEKDPEKGDLNDTFSEGNTDTVGQIVLYIMKNEANSDALKAMVQDSIESEGGLVTPTSPNTPTSPETPALPGLPPSAAKHTCNHLHTIGGVGGQKNICNRCNQKKWPLMRRSSSKRLDRRSHIVEVTVLSVGRFRVTKCDPKSARRTLLITELNGSVPPSPANADPPEQNTGPKSQEKEDRAK; encoded by the exons CTGCCAAGGCTGATGGGAACTCGGGTAACCTAGATAATATTGCCTTTGTTCTGGTGCCTTTCTTCTTCCTGCTGGGGCTTCTGGGAGTCCTGATCTGCCATATCCTGAAGAGGAAGGGCTACCGCTGTACAACTGagacagaggaagaggaggagctggagaaagaggaggatgaagagaaagATCCAGAAAAAGGAG atctGAACGACACCTTCAGTGAAGGCAACACTGACACGGTGGGCCAAATTGTTCTCTACATCATGAAAAATGAAG CCAACTCTGATGCACTCAAAGCCATGGTTCAGGACAGTATAGAATCGGAGGG TGGTCTTGTGACGCCCACCTCACCGAACACACCCACCAGCCCGGAGACCCCTGCACTGCCAGGGTTGCCGCCCAGCGCAGCCAAACACACCTGCAACCACCTGCACACCATCGGAGGGGTCGGAGGACAGAAGAACATCTGCAACCGCTGCAACCAGAAAAAATGGCCTCTGATGAGACGCTCATCCAGCAAGAGACTGGACAGACGCAGTCACATAGTAGAAGTCACAGTGTTGTCTGTAGGCAG ATTCCGGGTGACAAAGTGTGACCCCAAATCGGCACGGCGGACGTTATTGATCACAGAGCTCAATGGTAGTGTTCCCCCTTCGCCTGCTAACGCTGACCCCCCGGAACAGAACACAGGCCCAAAGTCACAG GAAAAAGAAGACCGCGCAAAGTGA
- the zgc:194930 gene encoding uncharacterized protein zgc:194930, with the protein MGCSCCRMLKSYIYDPSVPVEVPGRKRDPTSSSLYQSHRFPEEADHIPKKQGFHNLAYSTHPSPTKLDIDNNHINRLHANIPDEQIRSSPTEGDPSLYILQPEDKGTTTLCANPPIQNESLLGTEPGKREDRFRDSGLGGGGITDGTEGSDGYPYGQEDEDEDRKSRLASTLDTADEESVLSVDMHTSSTSLSSADTKLMKEDREKEEASIKRGEQEMDCVSVTDSMVAEALAALDAATAGEDSE; encoded by the exons ATGGGTTGCAGTTGCTGTAGGATGTTAAAAAG ttacatttatgacCCCTCAGTCCCTGTAGAAGTTCCTGGTCGGAAGCGGGACCCCACCAGCAGCTCTCTTTATCAATCTCATCGATTCCCAGAGGAGGCAGACCACATTCCCAAGAAGCAGGGCTTCCACAACCTAGCATACAGCACCCATCCCAGCCCGACCAAACTTGACATCGACAACAACCACATCAACCGGCTCCATGCTAACATTCCAGACGAGCAGATCCGATCGAGCCCAACAGAGGGTGACCCAAGTCTTTACATCCTCCAGCCCGAGGACAAGGGGACGACAACCTTATGCGCCAATCCGCCCATACAGAACGAGTCGTTGTTGGGAACAGAACCGGGCAAGCGAGAGGACAGATTCCGAGACTCTGGGCTGGGCGGCGGAGGCATAACAGATGGGACAGAGGGATCTGATGGATACCCCTATGGACAGGAAGATGAAGACGAGGACAGGAAGAGCAGGCTAGCCAGTACTCTGGACACAGCCGATGAGGAGAGTGTGCTATCTGTCGACATGCACACCAGCAGTACGAGCCTCTCCTCAGCAGACACAAAGCTCATGAAAGAGGACAGAGAAAAGGAAGAGGCCTCGATCAAGAGAGGAGAGCAAGAGATGGATTGTGTGAGCGTCACAGACTCAATGGTGGCAGAGGCCTTGGCCGCTCTGGATGCGGCGACTGCGGGAGAGGATTCGGAGTGA